A segment of the Stigmatopora nigra isolate UIUO_SnigA chromosome 15, RoL_Snig_1.1, whole genome shotgun sequence genome:
agtaATATAGTAGACACACATTACTTTATGCAGTATATTAAATCTATTACcttagtatatataatataccaaTCGTAGACACACAAGTGAAAGAATAGGATGTGAGTCAAAAATATAAGTAGGGTTTGAATCACTGTAATCAACTCCAGTGTAGATTCAGTTTAAAATGCTTTTCAGACAATAAATGACTGCTGCTCTGCCACCagtgttgttttgttgtaggtCTGACCCTGCTGTTTTGATACATTGGGCTAAACACAATGTAATATCGCACTGAGGGAATGGTATAGGTAGTAACGCTAGCAAATTAGGACTTAATGTCAAAACGCTTTGTCTGCAATTGCTCCCCCTTTGTAAAACATCATTGCACTTTTGTGATCGCTGCAGTGCAAAAACTATCTTCAGCAGATCGCGCAAAGAGACAGATTCCGTGCATGTCAGACATGCACTGAATTAGGTGAGGGTTCAAATAAATGAACCCAGAATCTGTGTCATACACAACATGCTGGGGATgtgaatatatatttgtattgagTAAAACTGATGAGAAAAGAACACACAGGaggttgaggggaaaaaaataactttagcgGGGATACGGAAGGAGATTAAAACCTGCATCGTGTCACATTGTTCGGCTGTACTGTATGCCAGTCTTGGAGGCGATGTTGGACCATGGTAGAAGAGATCGCAGGAAAGACTGGGCCTGTCGATACAATCTCTGTGGGATAGAGCAGGGACTCAGGTTGGCTAGGGCCGAACCAATGTGTTGGATATAATCAGTGGAATATTAGGttaaggaaaaataataaatggagGTAATAAATGAGGTATGAATTTGAGGGTTGGATTTATTgtggatgatttaaaaaataatccataataaattatataattatttattaccAAAGCTTTGCACTTTGTTTGCatacattttgttaaatgtttaacagaacaaaaaataagaaaacattaaaaaccaaGATATTTTATTATGAGGCCATATTACCCTGCTGCCCTATAATAAACAATGGCTTGAAATACCAATCAAATATTGAACTACCAAAAGAGCAATTTAATATTTGGACAAAAGGATATAATATCGTCCATGGTGGATGACCCCCGTTGATATAGAGGACGTATGTGAATCCATCTTTCAGGACGCCACGTATGGAGTAGTAATAGGGCAGGTAGTGGTGTTGCTTGAAGTCTCTGTTCTCATAGAAGTGGATGGCAGTGTTGTTGGTGGTGAGAACGTGAAGGTAGATTGCTTTGCAGTGGTCCTGGGCAGTCGTAGAAATGTGCTCCTTCAGACTGTCCAGCAGCAAGGAGCCTGAATGAGGAAGAGAAAGGTCTCAAGGTAAAGAAAAGATTCAATTCAAAATGGCAAAATGTGTTTAGTTTTTCAATGTATACTATCATTTTAGTATACAGTACCTATGCCATGTTTCCTgaaatctttgaccactcccaGGCTGAGGATGTAGGCTACCTGTGTGTCCACAGGGAAACTGGAAGCAAGGACATCTCCATCCTATCACATATACAGATGCACATTCAACAGATATATTGCTATGAAGTCACAATATTTGTTTATGTGACATGGTGTGTGAATAGGACAAATACTGAAGGACAGTATTTTAAAGAATAATAGAGATGTTTTGCAATtagaaataatttgttttttttctttgttaaaaaatgtattttggggCGATAATGCATGATGCCACACAAATAGTTGAAACCACTATATCTTTACATTACCTCTTTATGTACTTTGGTCCGATTTTTTATTTCAGCCACAATCATTCCCACAATGCCTCCTCTGAAGGTGGCAGCGAGCGAGAAGAACTTTTTGTTCGAGGTGATATCCTGGTACCATGAGTCTGGGTACCTGGGGTAAACAAAGCAAGAAAGTTTGGTATTTAGCCATCAAGCTCAAAAATCTCAAGATGGGATCACAATTTGTTTAACTGAGACAATATAAGGGTATTAAACATGGGGGGAAAAAGATGCTTACTCGATTGGGAACCAATCACCGCATAGTAGTTTGACACTGTCTATGTCATCGTGGCACAGGAATCGTAGCTGGACTTCACTGAGAGCTGTGAGAGGCACCACGTCACTCATTCACACCTAGAGAGGGACAGAATCAATCCAGACAGATGATCTGAATCTCATTTAGATTAGGGAATAAATGACTCTAAAGTATAGTAGCCATCTTTTAAAAACTGGGTTCAGATTGCTTGCTTTCTTCCAAACTGACAAACATTAACTACTACATAAGCGTGCATCACTGAATGATACCCTGAAAATAATAAGAATTAgcacattggttg
Coding sequences within it:
- the naa60 gene encoding N-alpha-acetyltransferase 60, with product MSDVVPLTALSEVQLRFLCHDDIDSVKLLCGDWFPIEYPDSWYQDITSNKKFFSLAATFRGGIVGMIVAEIKNRTKVHKEDGDVLASSFPVDTQVAYILSLGVVKDFRKHGIGSLLLDSLKEHISTTAQDHCKAIYLHVLTTNNTAIHFYENRDFKQHHYLPYYYSIRGVLKDGFTYVLYINGGHPPWTIFDYIQHIGSALANLSPCSIPQRLYRQAQSFLRSLLPWSNIASKTGIQYSRTM